In the genome of Streptomyces violaceoruber, the window GGCGGGGTCGACCGGGACGGTGCCGAAGGGCCGGGTCAGCTGGCCCAGTCCGGTGGGCAGGAGCGCGTCGAGATCGACGGCCTCCTCCATGTCGTGCTGGTGGGGCGCCACTTCACCGCCCTCGTCGGAGGCGCCCACCCAGACTCCGTACAGCTGGGCGGTCTTCTCCCGCAGGGTCATCGCGTCGATCAGGGCGTCGACTCTCGCGGCGACGGAAGCAGTGGTGTCGTTCCAGGGGGAGACTTCGGCGGTGTGGTCTACGGTCACGTCGGCGTTCACTTTCCCTCCCACGGCCCGCGGGCCCCCGACCGGGGCGCGACGGGCGAACAGGTGGACGTGCAGGATTCGACGCGGGACGGGGCGCGTCCGGGTCGCCGGTCGGCATCGGTGTCGGTCAACGGCTGAACCCGGCGGTCAGACCGCTCAGCAGTTGGCGGCGGCCGAACGCGTAGAGGATCAGGACGGGCAGTGTGGTGAGGACGACAGCGGCGAGTACGGCGGGGACGTTGACCCCGTACTGGCCCTGGAAGGTCCACAGCGCGAGCGGCAGGGTCCGGCGCTCCGGACTCTGGGTGAGCACCAACGGCAGCAGGAACCCGTTCCATATGGTCAGGGCGTTGAAGATGGTCACGGTCAGGATGGCCGGTCGGGTGAGCGGCGCCGCCAGCCGCCACATCGTCGTCCATTCGGTGGCGCCGTCGACCCTCATCGAGTCGAACAGTTCCTTGGGCACGTCGCGGACGAAATTGGCGAGTACCAGCACCGAGAGCGGGACGGCAAACGCGATGGACGGGAGGATCAGCGCCGGCAAGCTGTCGTACAGCTGCAGTTTGATGATGATCAGGTAGACCGGGATGACCGTCGCCTGCAGCGGGATGGCCAGACCCATGAGGAAGAGCCCGTTCATCGCGCGCAGCACCCGCAGGTGGCGGCCACGGACGATCGCGTAGGCCGCCATGAAGGAGCAGACGACCGCCGGCACCACGGCGCCCGCGGTGACCACGACGCTGTTCAGGAAGTAGCGGAGGAAGTCGGACTCGACGACCAGCCGGTAGTTGTCCAGTGTCGGGTCGCCCGGGGGCACCAGCGGGTTGCTCGCGTAGTAGTGGCTCTGGGCCTTGAGGCTGGTGATGAGCGTCCAGTACAGAGGTACGGCGACGACGACGAGCCAGAGCCATCCGGCCAGCCCGCCCACCCAGTTGCGACGGCGGGCCGGCCGGGAGGAGCGGCGTTGCCGGTCGCGGGGAGAGGTCCCGGGAGGGCGTCGTGCCTCGGGCAGTGTGGTGGTCACTTCAGGCCCCCTCTAGCTGGCTCGCGCCGG includes:
- a CDS encoding carbohydrate ABC transporter permease, which gives rise to MTTTLPEARRPPGTSPRDRQRRSSRPARRRNWVGGLAGWLWLVVVAVPLYWTLITSLKAQSHYYASNPLVPPGDPTLDNYRLVVESDFLRYFLNSVVVTAGAVVPAVVCSFMAAYAIVRGRHLRVLRAMNGLFLMGLAIPLQATVIPVYLIIIKLQLYDSLPALILPSIAFAVPLSVLVLANFVRDVPKELFDSMRVDGATEWTTMWRLAAPLTRPAILTVTIFNALTIWNGFLLPLVLTQSPERRTLPLALWTFQGQYGVNVPAVLAAVVLTTLPVLILYAFGRRQLLSGLTAGFSR